From Bacillus sp. Bos-x628, the proteins below share one genomic window:
- a CDS encoding CoA transferase — MNKKTPLEGIKILDVSTMIAAPYGAVLLGDFGAEVIKVEIPGKGDTLRHVGPFADGEPLRWSGLSRNKKSLTLDLHKAEAKEIFKKLAGQVDLIIENFRPGTLEKWGVGYDILKEINPNLIMIRVSGYGQTGPFKDKAGFGTPATAFSGFTYIQGFPDRHPVSPSFSLTDYIAGIYVAFAAVTAMYYRDTHPEGTGQMVDLALYESVFRMLEFLIAEYDQLGKVRERSPGLSGHSSPAGTYETKDGHYLVLVTSTDSTFNRLAEAMNRLDLLEDEKFSVNEARLKHNDEMDAIVSQWIASRTRDEVLEILDAHGVPVSPILSIRDIFEHPQFKERENIVEVHHPRLGKVKVPGIIPKFEKTPGSIRHSAPDLGEHNYEILTSMLGMTEEECKQLEEKGVI, encoded by the coding sequence ATGAACAAGAAAACGCCGCTTGAAGGAATCAAAATATTAGATGTCTCTACGATGATTGCTGCCCCATACGGCGCAGTTCTTTTAGGGGATTTTGGTGCCGAGGTCATTAAAGTCGAGATTCCTGGAAAAGGGGATACGCTGCGGCATGTTGGTCCTTTTGCTGACGGTGAACCGCTTAGGTGGTCAGGGCTCTCAAGGAATAAGAAATCTCTCACACTTGATCTGCACAAAGCAGAAGCGAAGGAGATTTTTAAAAAGCTTGCGGGACAAGTCGATCTGATCATAGAAAATTTCCGCCCAGGCACACTCGAAAAATGGGGAGTGGGTTACGATATTTTAAAAGAAATAAACCCTAATTTAATTATGATTCGTGTATCAGGCTATGGGCAGACAGGTCCATTTAAGGACAAAGCGGGTTTTGGCACACCTGCCACAGCATTTAGTGGTTTTACGTATATACAAGGGTTTCCAGATCGTCATCCTGTCAGTCCGTCATTTTCTCTCACGGATTACATTGCTGGGATATATGTTGCATTTGCTGCGGTGACAGCAATGTATTATCGAGATACACATCCAGAAGGAACGGGACAAATGGTTGATCTTGCCCTGTATGAATCTGTGTTTCGCATGCTAGAGTTCTTGATTGCAGAATATGATCAGCTTGGTAAAGTGCGTGAGCGTTCACCGGGGCTAAGCGGTCATTCGAGTCCTGCTGGCACCTACGAAACAAAGGATGGCCATTATCTTGTACTTGTGACCAGTACAGATTCGACTTTTAATCGATTAGCTGAGGCAATGAATCGGTTAGATTTACTAGAAGACGAGAAATTCTCTGTGAATGAAGCCAGACTGAAACATAATGACGAAATGGATGCCATCGTCTCTCAGTGGATTGCGTCAAGAACAAGGGATGAAGTATTGGAGATTCTTGATGCACATGGCGTGCCTGTGAGTCCGATTCTAAGCATTCGAGATATCTTTGAGCATCCGCAATTTAAAGAACGAGAGAATATTGTCGAGGTTCATCATCCGCGTCTTGGCAAAGTGAAAGTGCCTGGAATTATTCCAAAGTTTGAAAAAACACCAGGGAGTATCCGTCACAGTGCACCTGATTTAGGTGAACATAATTATGAAATTTTAACTAGCATGCTTGGTATGACTGAAGAAGAATGCAAACAGTTAGAAGAAAAAGGAGTTATCTAA
- a CDS encoding IclR family transcriptional regulator, with product MADKKSKEESGLRTVQRALDILYCFSEERQELTLTDISKELNLAMSTTTRLLKALEMNHFVEKNQDTLKYRLGQRLYLLGYIAGKSIQLRELAKPLMYKLRDETKETVNLYVLDHTSRVCIEQAEGLQSIRHLVKIGEKLPLYAGAGGKVLLAFQSEEFQQKVLASEADQQTRNGWQNECKRILETYTACSIDEREVGSAAVAAPIFNIHGEVKACLSISGPTHRFTSEVIPHLQQKVKKQAQQLSEQLGYVVKHNF from the coding sequence ATGGCTGATAAGAAGTCAAAGGAAGAATCAGGACTGCGTACCGTTCAGCGTGCGTTAGATATTCTCTATTGTTTTAGTGAAGAGCGTCAGGAGCTGACGTTAACTGACATTTCGAAAGAGCTAAACTTAGCAATGTCCACCACAACGAGACTGCTCAAGGCACTAGAAATGAATCATTTTGTAGAAAAAAATCAAGACACCTTAAAGTACCGGCTCGGTCAAAGGCTTTACCTGCTCGGTTATATTGCGGGGAAATCCATTCAACTTAGAGAATTGGCAAAGCCGCTCATGTACAAACTACGTGATGAAACAAAGGAAACCGTCAATCTGTATGTACTAGATCATACGAGCCGGGTTTGTATTGAACAGGCTGAAGGGCTTCAATCCATTAGGCACCTTGTCAAGATCGGTGAGAAGTTGCCGTTATACGCAGGTGCTGGAGGAAAAGTATTGCTTGCTTTCCAAAGCGAAGAATTTCAGCAGAAAGTATTAGCGTCAGAAGCCGATCAACAGACGAGAAATGGATGGCAAAATGAATGCAAGCGTATTCTTGAGACGTATACAGCTTGCAGTATTGATGAACGGGAGGTCGGATCGGCTGCAGTAGCTGCACCAATTTTTAACATTCATGGTGAGGTGAAGGCGTGTTTATCCATATCCGGCCCAACTCACAGATTTACAAGTGAGGTCATTCCTCATTTGCAGCAAAAAGTGAAGAAACAGGCACAGCAACTCTCTGAACAGCTCGGCTACGTCGTCAAGCACAATTTTTAA
- a CDS encoding urea carboxylase-associated family protein — protein MNGEYVILPKDGQGFRLGKGQCIRVVDIEGQQVADVMAYHAKDFYEKFDQGATMDSLFSSKVKKGDKLYSNLYKPMFTVIEDTVECHDLYMPACRKEMYQLLYGRTHLEVMHTCYDNLRTAFEPFGIPKEDMYYPFNAFMNTVIDEKGKLSVETPKSMPGDYIRLRAEMDLIVAVSACPADIGKCNGSSCTSIRVEID, from the coding sequence ATGAATGGAGAATACGTCATTTTACCAAAAGACGGGCAAGGATTTCGATTAGGTAAAGGTCAGTGTATCAGAGTTGTGGATATTGAAGGTCAGCAAGTAGCTGATGTCATGGCTTATCATGCGAAGGATTTTTATGAAAAGTTTGATCAAGGCGCGACAATGGACAGTCTGTTCTCATCTAAGGTGAAAAAGGGCGATAAGCTCTACTCAAATTTATATAAGCCAATGTTTACTGTAATAGAAGATACAGTAGAATGCCATGACCTATACATGCCTGCCTGCAGGAAAGAAATGTATCAGTTATTATACGGCAGAACGCACTTAGAGGTCATGCATACATGCTATGATAATTTACGTACAGCCTTTGAGCCTTTTGGTATTCCGAAGGAGGATATGTACTATCCTTTTAATGCATTTATGAATACAGTAATTGATGAAAAAGGCAAGCTTTCTGTGGAGACACCAAAATCGATGCCCGGCGACTACATTCGCTTGCGTGCGGAAATGGACCTCATTGTTGCGGTTTCAGCATGCCCTGCTGATATTGGCAAGTGTAATGGGTCAAGCTGTACATCCATACGCGTTGAAATTGATTAA
- a CDS encoding shikimate kinase, whose translation MNFNREIPVRQRNIVLIGFMGVGKTTIGQLIAKKLYRDFIDVDQEIEKKYNMTIPEIFEQKGEAFFRQIEKDYIVDLCENTQLKIVSLGGGAFKQEEVKRSCLKHCTVLFLDLSWENWKQRLDILIENRPVLHSRTIDEMKELFEERREIYAFHNSRVETDHLEAEEVANYIVDTLKLGWDLYSK comes from the coding sequence ATGAATTTCAATAGAGAGATCCCTGTGAGACAGAGAAATATTGTCCTCATTGGCTTTATGGGGGTTGGAAAGACAACAATTGGACAGCTCATTGCCAAAAAGTTATATAGAGATTTTATTGATGTTGATCAGGAGATTGAGAAAAAGTACAACATGACGATTCCAGAGATCTTTGAGCAAAAAGGAGAAGCATTCTTTAGACAGATTGAAAAGGATTATATCGTTGACTTATGTGAAAACACACAGCTTAAAATCGTCTCTCTTGGAGGTGGTGCGTTCAAACAGGAAGAAGTCAAACGCTCCTGCTTGAAGCATTGTACAGTTCTTTTCCTTGATTTATCTTGGGAAAATTGGAAACAGCGCCTTGATATTTTAATTGAAAATCGACCTGTTCTCCATAGCCGTACGATTGATGAAATGAAAGAGCTGTTTGAGGAACGAAGAGAAATTTATGCTTTTCATAACTCAAGAGTCGAAACGGATCATTTGGAGGCTGAGGAAGTGGCCAATTACATAGTGGACACACTCAAGCTTGGCTGGGATTTATACTCGAAATAA
- a CDS encoding cupin domain-containing protein, translating into MKIKVLNPFKDGHPLWLGLDHPEEQMIRKVFQTITPDTVGSEHMMAGLTIFEPGEASSVHNHPGSEEFDYVIKGSGEVICDGERQSFQQNDFMFIPDGVSHQHVNTGDEPLWLIWLYTPQGQLPKN; encoded by the coding sequence ATGAAAATTAAAGTGTTGAATCCGTTTAAAGATGGACATCCATTATGGTTAGGTTTAGATCATCCAGAGGAGCAAATGATTCGCAAGGTGTTTCAAACCATTACACCAGATACAGTCGGATCAGAGCATATGATGGCAGGTCTCACCATTTTTGAGCCGGGAGAAGCAAGCTCTGTTCACAATCATCCGGGCTCAGAGGAATTTGATTATGTCATTAAGGGTTCTGGCGAAGTCATTTGTGATGGAGAAAGACAGTCCTTTCAGCAAAATGACTTTATGTTTATCCCAGATGGAGTTTCACATCAGCATGTCAATACGGGAGATGAACCTTTATGGCTCATTTGGCTGTATACACCGCAAGGACAGCTACCAAAGAATTAA
- the nadE gene encoding ammonia-dependent NAD(+) synthetase codes for MSLQKKISQELHVQPSIDPKQEIQKRVGFLKEYLKKTGAKGFVLGISGGQDSTLAGRLTQIAVEELRQEGKEEAVFIAVRLPHGKQQDEEDAQLALSFIQPDKSWKYNIEPAVTAFSDQYQKETNDTLSDFHKGNVKARMRMIAQYAIGGQEGLLVIGTDHAAEAVTGFFTKYGDGGADVLPLTGLTKRQGRSLLEALQAPERLYLKKPTADLLDDKPQQTDETELGITYNEIDDYLEGKPVSAQAAEAIEKRYVQSEHKRQVPASMFDDWWK; via the coding sequence ATGAGTTTGCAAAAAAAAATCAGCCAAGAGTTACATGTACAGCCCTCAATTGACCCGAAGCAGGAGATTCAAAAACGGGTTGGATTTCTGAAAGAGTACTTGAAAAAAACCGGTGCAAAAGGGTTCGTCCTTGGGATTAGCGGCGGTCAGGATTCTACACTTGCTGGTCGTCTGACTCAGATTGCTGTAGAAGAGCTGCGACAGGAAGGAAAAGAAGAGGCAGTCTTTATTGCGGTTCGTTTGCCGCATGGGAAGCAGCAAGATGAAGAGGATGCCCAGTTGGCGCTATCATTTATTCAGCCAGATAAATCATGGAAATATAATATTGAGCCTGCAGTTACGGCATTTAGTGACCAATATCAAAAAGAAACAAACGATACACTATCCGACTTTCATAAAGGCAATGTCAAAGCAAGAATGCGAATGATTGCGCAGTATGCGATCGGTGGACAGGAAGGGTTGCTTGTGATCGGCACAGATCATGCAGCAGAAGCTGTGACCGGTTTCTTCACGAAGTATGGCGATGGCGGGGCGGATGTTCTTCCGCTGACAGGTCTCACAAAACGACAAGGTCGCAGTCTGCTAGAAGCACTTCAAGCACCGGAACGACTTTATTTAAAGAAACCAACAGCCGATTTGCTTGATGACAAACCTCAGCAAACGGATGAAACAGAACTTGGGATAACGTACAATGAAATTGATGATTACTTGGAAGGGAAGCCTGTCTCAGCTCAAGCGGCAGAAGCCATTGAAAAACGTTATGTTCAATCAGAGCATAAACGTCAAGTGCCTGCTTCTATGTTTGATGACTGGTGGAAATAA
- a CDS encoding MFS transporter → MKVHSQLKGNELQIAYMKPTKARFGILILLFFITAINYIDRASVSIVAPAIQSSLQLNPALLGLIFSAFSWTYTAMQIPGGFILDKFGSKVTYGISLITWSIFTGLQAFANSFAFLFGCRLFIGITESPAFPANNRIVTTWFPRRERAFATGVYTAGEYVGLAFATPLLFWIMTTFDWRTVFITAGALGIIFAFFWYKYYHEPKEHPKINEDELELIRKGEGLTVTSQEKLRWGDFVALLKYRKLIGLYIGQFSVASTLFFFLTWFPTYLAEAKNMAFLKVGFAASLPYIAAFFGVLFGGYISDWLLKKGVSVNVARKLPVVVGLLLTSTIVLANFTTNIPLVLTILSIASFAQGLSNISWTMLSEVAPREMVGLAGGVFNFFANLSGIVTPLMIGLIVSVTGSYNGGILFVSLIAVCGAVSYIFIVGKIERIQLKP, encoded by the coding sequence ATGAAAGTGCATTCACAACTGAAGGGGAACGAACTGCAAATCGCTTATATGAAACCAACAAAAGCTCGCTTTGGCATCTTGATTCTCTTGTTTTTTATTACCGCTATTAATTATATTGATAGAGCCAGTGTGTCAATCGTTGCACCAGCCATACAATCTTCCCTGCAATTAAATCCTGCATTACTAGGTCTGATCTTTTCGGCATTTAGCTGGACTTATACGGCGATGCAAATACCAGGTGGCTTTATTCTTGATAAATTCGGCTCAAAGGTGACGTATGGGATCTCACTCATTACTTGGTCGATTTTCACAGGCTTACAGGCGTTTGCGAACAGTTTTGCTTTTTTATTCGGTTGCCGTTTGTTTATTGGAATTACAGAATCTCCAGCATTCCCTGCGAATAACCGCATTGTGACCACTTGGTTTCCAAGACGAGAACGAGCTTTTGCGACAGGCGTTTACACTGCCGGAGAGTATGTTGGTCTTGCATTTGCGACACCTCTTCTTTTTTGGATCATGACCACTTTCGATTGGAGAACTGTGTTTATTACCGCAGGTGCGCTCGGCATCATATTTGCTTTCTTTTGGTATAAATATTATCATGAACCAAAAGAGCACCCGAAGATCAATGAAGACGAGCTAGAATTGATTCGAAAAGGGGAAGGACTGACGGTGACATCACAAGAGAAGCTGAGATGGGGAGACTTTGTAGCACTGCTGAAATATCGTAAATTGATCGGATTATATATTGGTCAATTTTCTGTTGCATCCACACTCTTTTTCTTTTTAACGTGGTTTCCCACATATTTAGCTGAGGCGAAAAATATGGCATTTCTAAAGGTTGGTTTTGCTGCATCCCTTCCATACATCGCTGCATTCTTTGGAGTGCTGTTTGGCGGTTACATCTCCGATTGGTTACTCAAAAAGGGAGTATCCGTCAATGTGGCTAGGAAACTGCCTGTTGTTGTTGGTTTGCTTCTAACAAGCACCATTGTTTTGGCAAATTTTACAACCAACATCCCATTAGTGCTCACCATCTTATCCATTGCCTCCTTCGCACAAGGACTGTCGAATATCTCATGGACGATGTTGTCTGAGGTGGCACCAAGAGAAATGGTCGGACTGGCTGGAGGCGTGTTTAACTTTTTTGCTAATTTATCTGGGATCGTCACACCGTTAATGATCGGTTTGATCGTTTCAGTGACAGGCTCTTATAACGGTGGTATTTTATTTGTCAGCCTCATTGCAGTATGTGGAGCGGTGTCCTACATATTTATCGTAGGAAAGATTGAACGCATCCAATTAAAACCATAG
- a CDS encoding aldehyde dehydrogenase family protein gives MSELRALSYVGGEWLEANRLQERIINPYSGEMIGASYLASKEDIEKALSLAQHNKKQLASISALERSIVLKKASAMLEEQKEYFARLISLELGKPLKNTRDEVSRSIETLEQSAEEANRLIGETIPGHVSSRGQGAMAMTFKVPVGVVLAITPFNAPLNLICHKVGPAFASGNVIILKPAPQTSAVATAFVKLLLEAGFPENGLQLIIGGVEAGRQLVTDERTNLVSFTGGAVGGEHISTSAGLKKVLLELGGNGATIVHHDADIEQATSLCAKTGFSNSGQSCISVQRIYVHQQILTSFTDRLKEKVEQLIVGDPLSSKSDIGCMVDVQAAKRVEAWIQEAEKMGTQIISGGQRNGASVRPTILLNPPKQAKVVCEEVFGPVVSILPYQDINEAIKEANDSRFGLQAGIFTNQLDVALHVAKELETGGVIINGTSNFRLDHWPYGGIKRSGIGREGPRFAIEEMTETKMVVIPNGI, from the coding sequence TTGAGTGAATTGAGAGCGTTATCATATGTAGGGGGAGAATGGCTAGAAGCAAATCGCTTACAGGAGAGAATCATCAATCCGTACTCTGGAGAGATGATCGGTGCATCCTATTTAGCGTCAAAAGAAGATATTGAAAAGGCACTCTCCTTAGCACAGCATAATAAAAAACAATTAGCGAGTATTTCGGCGTTAGAACGTTCGATCGTTTTAAAGAAGGCGTCCGCTATGCTAGAAGAACAGAAAGAGTATTTTGCCAGACTGATCTCTTTAGAATTAGGAAAACCTCTCAAAAACACACGAGATGAAGTGTCACGATCCATTGAAACATTAGAGCAATCAGCAGAAGAAGCCAATCGGTTAATAGGTGAGACCATTCCTGGTCATGTATCATCCCGTGGACAGGGAGCAATGGCTATGACATTTAAAGTGCCAGTCGGTGTCGTATTAGCCATTACCCCTTTTAATGCGCCGCTCAATTTAATCTGTCATAAAGTCGGCCCTGCGTTTGCGTCGGGAAATGTCATTATTTTAAAGCCTGCCCCGCAAACATCAGCTGTAGCCACAGCGTTTGTCAAACTGCTGCTTGAAGCAGGATTTCCTGAAAACGGCTTACAGCTCATTATTGGAGGAGTGGAAGCAGGGAGACAGTTAGTCACTGATGAAAGAACCAATCTTGTCTCTTTTACTGGAGGGGCAGTCGGCGGAGAACATATTTCGACATCTGCTGGATTGAAAAAAGTGCTTCTTGAGCTCGGCGGAAATGGAGCCACCATTGTTCACCATGATGCGGATATTGAACAAGCAACGTCCCTTTGTGCGAAAACCGGTTTTAGTAACTCCGGGCAAAGCTGTATCTCCGTACAAAGAATTTATGTTCATCAGCAAATTCTGACGTCATTTACTGACAGACTAAAAGAAAAAGTTGAACAGCTCATTGTCGGAGATCCGCTATCAAGTAAAAGTGATATTGGCTGTATGGTGGATGTACAAGCGGCAAAGCGTGTAGAAGCTTGGATACAAGAAGCAGAGAAAATGGGCACGCAGATCATATCTGGAGGACAAAGGAATGGAGCGAGTGTCAGACCGACCATTTTACTAAACCCACCGAAACAGGCAAAGGTCGTTTGTGAGGAAGTGTTTGGTCCGGTCGTCAGCATTCTCCCTTATCAAGACATCAATGAAGCGATCAAAGAAGCTAATGATAGTCGCTTCGGTCTGCAAGCTGGAATATTTACGAACCAGCTGGATGTGGCTTTACATGTTGCGAAAGAACTTGAAACTGGGGGTGTGATCATCAACGGTACGTCGAATTTCAGATTAGATCATTGGCCATATGGCGGAATTAAGCGAAGCGGTATTGGAAGAGAAGGTCCACGTTTCGCCATTGAAGAAATGACAGAAACCAAAATGGTCGTCATCCCAAATGGTATATGA
- a CDS encoding thiamine pyrophosphate-binding protein: protein MKKNISAQIIQYLEKRGVEHIFGLCGHTNIAFLSALEKSRIQFVNVRHEQIAAHAADGYARAKKQTAVVLSHLGPGLTNAATGVANAALDSIPMVVIAGDVPSHYYGKHPHQEINLHSDASQYEIYRPFVKRAWRVDIPELFPEILSKAFQLAESGRPGPVLISVPMDVFSKDLDVSLFEQVEHHTHTIEKPSIDDHTANRIMDRLLQAEKPLLYVGGGILLADAAEELKSFSEHLSIPVAHSLMGKGAMPDDHPMTLGMTGFWGTKFINDQCKEADYIFALGTRFAEADASSWESDYTFRFPSNKLIHIDIDPNEIGRNYPVEIGAVADLKQALTVLNRVARERLPEGLDRPELKKEIAAYRQEFQQNNLTNIQDDSFPMKPQRILQEVREVLPADAFITTDVGWNKNGVGQQFPVLTPGTILTPGGFATMGFGAPAALGAKIAQPDRVVVSLVGDGGFGQNPSVLATAVEENIPVVWIVMNNSAFGTIAGLQMAHYETTYGTVFRKNGESYSPDFAAIARGYGVKGIKITRAHEFKEVLAEAISSEQPCVIDVAMKNDPVPTDGHWNINDIYSPNTKRSHVSVNET, encoded by the coding sequence ATGAAAAAAAATATATCTGCACAGATCATTCAGTATCTAGAAAAGCGGGGAGTTGAGCATATTTTCGGTCTCTGCGGTCATACGAATATTGCCTTTCTATCAGCACTTGAAAAAAGCCGCATTCAATTTGTGAATGTGAGGCATGAACAGATTGCTGCACACGCGGCGGATGGATATGCAAGAGCGAAGAAACAGACAGCCGTCGTTCTCAGCCATTTAGGTCCGGGACTCACAAATGCGGCAACAGGAGTAGCGAATGCTGCGCTTGATTCAATTCCAATGGTTGTCATTGCAGGAGATGTTCCAAGTCATTACTACGGAAAGCACCCACACCAAGAAATCAATCTTCATTCCGATGCTTCTCAATATGAAATTTATCGACCGTTTGTGAAAAGAGCATGGCGTGTCGACATTCCAGAACTATTTCCAGAGATTTTGTCAAAAGCTTTTCAATTAGCCGAAAGCGGCCGTCCGGGTCCAGTGCTCATTTCCGTTCCGATGGATGTGTTCTCAAAAGACTTAGATGTATCACTGTTTGAACAAGTAGAACATCATACACACACCATTGAAAAACCATCCATTGATGATCATACAGCAAATCGAATCATGGATCGATTGCTTCAGGCTGAAAAACCGCTTTTATATGTTGGGGGAGGCATTTTATTAGCAGATGCCGCAGAGGAATTAAAGTCATTCTCTGAACATTTGAGTATCCCTGTTGCTCATTCCTTGATGGGAAAAGGAGCGATGCCGGATGACCATCCAATGACCCTTGGGATGACGGGATTTTGGGGCACGAAATTTATCAATGATCAGTGTAAAGAGGCGGACTACATTTTCGCCTTAGGCACTCGCTTTGCTGAAGCTGATGCGAGTTCGTGGGAATCGGATTATACGTTCCGCTTCCCATCAAACAAACTGATTCATATTGACATTGATCCGAATGAAATTGGACGTAACTATCCTGTTGAAATTGGAGCTGTGGCTGATTTGAAGCAGGCATTAACAGTGTTAAATCGTGTGGCGAGAGAGAGACTGCCAGAAGGTCTAGATCGTCCTGAATTGAAAAAAGAGATTGCCGCCTATCGTCAGGAATTCCAGCAGAACAATCTGACGAATATTCAAGATGACTCATTCCCAATGAAGCCACAGCGAATTTTGCAGGAAGTGCGTGAGGTCCTGCCGGCAGATGCCTTCATCACTACCGATGTTGGTTGGAATAAAAACGGTGTAGGACAGCAATTCCCCGTGCTTACGCCTGGAACCATTTTAACACCAGGAGGCTTTGCAACCATGGGATTTGGAGCACCAGCGGCACTTGGAGCGAAAATTGCCCAGCCTGACCGTGTTGTTGTGTCACTCGTCGGGGATGGTGGATTCGGTCAAAATCCATCTGTTTTGGCAACGGCCGTGGAGGAAAACATTCCTGTTGTGTGGATTGTGATGAACAACAGTGCTTTTGGAACGATCGCCGGCTTGCAAATGGCACACTATGAAACGACTTATGGCACCGTATTTAGAAAAAATGGAGAAAGCTATTCTCCTGATTTTGCTGCCATCGCAAGAGGTTATGGGGTGAAAGGGATTAAAATCACCCGCGCTCATGAATTCAAAGAGGTACTCGCCGAAGCGATTTCTTCTGAGCAACCGTGTGTGATTGATGTGGCGATGAAAAATGATCCTGTTCCTACAGATGGACATTGGAATATTAATGATATTTATTCACCAAATACAAAACGCTCACATGTCAGTGTGAATGAAACATAA
- a CDS encoding citryl-CoA lyase, producing the protein MTHTMKNRSALELYKEGGAWWETEISDIQKNSIELRGYPIEELIGKLSYSQMLYLLLVGELLDDPKAKLFESVLVAGADHGPRAPSIAAARMSVTCGISFNSAIATGVNLLGDIHGGAGEKAMRMLYEAKAIYDENKNVKSAAQQICQAWLTRKAKIPGIGHQLHDDDPRVRRLYELCQTYVQNGDISGVYLRLAEAIRHELENIKGKKMTMNIDGVSAAIQCELSIPAEAAKGIFSLSRGMGIVAHAYEELIKGALVKGPCPNEERLVRYTGHETRHLKESERI; encoded by the coding sequence ATGACTCACACAATGAAAAATCGAAGTGCACTGGAATTATACAAAGAAGGAGGCGCTTGGTGGGAGACGGAGATTAGTGATATTCAGAAAAATTCAATCGAGCTTCGAGGGTATCCGATTGAAGAGCTCATTGGTAAATTATCGTATTCGCAAATGCTTTATTTACTGCTTGTTGGTGAATTGTTGGATGATCCCAAAGCAAAGCTTTTTGAAAGTGTTCTTGTTGCTGGTGCAGATCATGGGCCTAGAGCACCGTCTATTGCGGCAGCTAGAATGTCTGTCACCTGTGGCATTTCGTTTAACTCTGCTATAGCCACAGGGGTGAATTTATTAGGAGATATTCATGGAGGTGCCGGTGAAAAGGCAATGCGCATGCTCTACGAAGCCAAAGCGATCTACGATGAAAACAAGAATGTGAAGTCTGCTGCACAGCAAATATGTCAGGCATGGTTAACCCGTAAGGCCAAAATTCCAGGAATCGGTCATCAACTGCATGATGATGATCCACGGGTGAGACGGTTATATGAATTGTGTCAGACATATGTACAAAACGGTGATATTAGCGGAGTCTATTTGCGCTTAGCAGAAGCAATTAGGCATGAACTGGAAAATATAAAGGGGAAAAAAATGACGATGAACATAGATGGCGTATCAGCGGCTATTCAATGTGAATTAAGCATCCCAGCTGAAGCCGCAAAAGGCATCTTCTCGTTATCAAGAGGAATGGGTATTGTGGCGCATGCTTACGAAGAGCTGATCAAAGGAGCTCTTGTGAAGGGACCTTGCCCAAATGAAGAAAGGCTCGTTCGTTACACAGGGCATGAGACGCGCCATTTGAAGGAGAGTGAGAGAATTTGA
- the aroD gene encoding type I 3-dehydroquinate dehydratase, which translates to MNENTFQHKLKTVQAGAQPMICTPLIGKTNEELLHEVEVLAEKKPDVMEWRADFFTHLNDVDCVLETLKCIKDKANGIPFLFTIRSEREGGERISLSEKEKVSLLVKLCESKRVEAIDYELMQDVKHMREVGQAAKKNGVTLIVSYHDFQGTPEVERMVQILVKAESVGADIAKIAVMPHTYDDALQLLAATSQAQKRLAIPIISMAMGKYGAFTRMIGGLFGSVMTFAVGKESSAPGQVAIQDLNQVLSIVFSENESVEES; encoded by the coding sequence ATGAATGAAAACACATTTCAGCACAAGCTGAAAACAGTGCAGGCAGGCGCTCAACCGATGATCTGTACCCCATTGATTGGGAAGACAAACGAAGAATTACTGCATGAGGTAGAGGTGTTAGCCGAGAAGAAACCAGATGTGATGGAATGGCGAGCGGATTTTTTTACACACTTGAATGACGTGGACTGTGTGTTAGAGACCCTTAAGTGTATAAAAGACAAGGCAAACGGAATTCCATTCTTGTTCACCATTCGATCAGAAAGAGAAGGTGGCGAAAGGATATCGCTCTCAGAGAAGGAGAAAGTATCGCTGCTTGTCAAGCTTTGTGAAAGTAAGCGTGTGGAAGCGATTGATTATGAGCTGATGCAGGATGTCAAGCATATGAGAGAAGTCGGTCAGGCGGCTAAAAAGAATGGCGTGACATTGATTGTTTCCTATCACGATTTTCAAGGAACGCCCGAGGTGGAACGAATGGTACAAATACTCGTCAAAGCAGAATCAGTTGGGGCAGACATTGCAAAGATTGCTGTAATGCCTCATACCTATGATGATGCATTACAGCTATTGGCAGCGACTAGTCAAGCTCAAAAACGATTGGCAATTCCCATCATTTCAATGGCGATGGGAAAGTATGGCGCTTTTACGAGAATGATTGGCGGTCTTTTTGGATCTGTGATGACCTTTGCCGTGGGCAAAGAGAGTTCTGCTCCCGGCCAAGTGGCGATACAGGATTTAAATCAGGTTCTATCCATTGTGTTTTCAGAGAATGAGAGTGTAGAAGAGTCATAG